Within Anolis sagrei isolate rAnoSag1 chromosome 3, rAnoSag1.mat, whole genome shotgun sequence, the genomic segment ttgaaaggtggtcccagtcaaggttggtttgaaatgccttcctcttggcatgtttctccctttcaccctccattcatgcctctttgaattctgcagcactgctggtcacagctgacctccagttagagccctCAAGgttcagggcttcccagttctcggtgtctatgacactgtttttgaggttggctttaagcccatctttaaatttcttttcctgccaaccaacattccattttctgttcctgagttcagagtagagcaacttctctgggagacggtgattgggcatttagACAACGTAGCCAATCCAGTGGAGCTGAttgcataggagcattgcttcaatgctgttggtctttgcttcttccagcacactgacatttgttcacctgtcttcccaagcaattttcaggattttttggaggcaactctAATGGactcgttccaggagttgagtgtgacgtctgtagacagtccatgttttgcaggcatatagcagggttgggagggtaTAGTAGGATTATAAACCTTCGgatcccgatcctcaaacactctctgcttcattcgccTATAGTGGGTGGATGATCACTATACAGTCATCCACTCATCTGGGTTCCTTAATTATACAATAACATGAAGTCACCTTTCAGGGATCCTGTAGGAAGAAGCAAAATAGCTCCGTTGTATGATTTTGCTGCTGTAAGGCCCTGATGGCAATCTCTTGTCTACATGGCATCCATTCCCAACCCAAGAAGTGAGATTTGAGGAGGAACCAATCAGCAATTTGAGTGCCCCAGCGGATTAAAAAAGCAAGAAAAcattacctcactacctctgaggatgcttgccatagatgcaggcgaaatgtcaggagaaaatgccattagaacatgaccatatagcccaaaaaaaacctacaacaacccagtgattccggccatgaaagccttcgacaatacaaagaaaacattGCATGAATGGAGCAGTAGTTTGGATCCTGGTCTGGCATAGAACTATGCATGCATGCCTTTGTTTCTGTGTTTAGACTACAAATGTTAAATTCAGTTAAAAGCAACAATGAAAAGAACATGTTTTTATTTCTCTTCCAAGGTGGTACAAACTTGAAGAACGGCTGTATAGCTTGGATCTTGCTGTGCATAGTACTGTGTATGATTTTACCTAGTCAACTGCTGCTACGAAACCAAGTCCAGAACACTTTTTTAGGAAAAAGTGAGGTATAACCTAATTTTATAtagaagactttgttttatgtagttattTATGCACTGAATAATTGGGTGATTTCTTGTTGTTATGATTCTAACACAATAGCTTCCAgcctttggtcttccagttgttttggacttcaattcccagaaatcccagccagttcaccagctgttaggaattgtagtagctgaaggccaaaacacctggaggactcgtAAGAGGCATTATGATGTAGTACATTGTAGAAATATCATAATACTGTCTAGTACATGTAGTTTAAGTTTTTAGTTTTAAAGATACAGTCATTTATTTGTTCAAAAAAGTATTTTGTGTTCACTGCTTTAATTAATTGAGCAGACTGCAAGCTTTAAATTacctaaaatgtttttaatttccagAGATCTCGTGGTATAATAGAGATGTCAGGCTTCATTTGTGGCTATGTGTCATGTGTGTTTTATTTAGGATCGAGAATTCCTCAACTGTATAAAAATGTAAGTATATTGTTTATTTTCACAACATTCATGGGTTTAACTGGatggttggagcccccagtggcgcagtggattaaaaacccctgtgccggcaggactgaagactgacaggtcacaggttcgaatccggggagagcacggatgagctccctctatcagctccagctcctcatgcggggacatgagagaagcctcccacaaggatgataaaacatcaaaacatctgggcattccctgggcaacatccttgcagacggccaattctctcataccagaagcaacttgcagtttctcaagtcactcctgacacaacaacaacaacaacaacaacaacaatactggaTGGTTAACTGCTAACGTATTCATAATATGCTGTCTCTCTATAATCAGTACACAGAAAGATCTCCTCTACTTCATTGCAAGGATGAAAAGTGTTTTCACTTGTACTTTGGATAAATGCCAGAAATCCTTCCGAGAGCATCTTTTCATACCTTTTGGGGTGCCAGTTCAAATGATTTTGGGGGGATGCATGGATAGATCCTTGAAAGCTTGGTCTTCACATCTTTCAATCTTGAATACAGCAGCCACTTTTTAGTGATCTAAATTCTAGTTATTGACATTCCTTGTCTATTGTTCTAACTTCAGAGTATTCCTTGTCCAAAattgttggagatttttatgttTAATTACCCATGTTCAAAACTATTTCTGATCTCTCTTCCTTCTGTGAATTGAGAAGAGCTCATAATTGGAAGTAAAATACGTATTTACCAAACAGAGCAGTTTATAATTCATATTGAAACAAAAACTAATCAGGACATCTGTCGCTAAATAAGTTTCatttatgaaaaaataaaatgatttatttatccAACGGAAATACCTTATACAGCCCAGACTTGATTAAATGGGTTGCATGTTTTTTCTGGGCTGAGTCACTGAGCCTAGCTTGGAAATGAAGATTTAAGTCTCATGGTGTGCATTTAAGATCAGACCAAGAGAAACTCATGAATAAATTTCAACAAATTGACCCTGCAACAAAATATTGCACTGTGGAGTTTTGTTTATGGTTCAAACTACTCTGTAACTCCCTGCTTTCCGGTTTTCCCCTCCTTTCAATAATAATCTATCATTGAACCAATGATCAAGTCCAGTCCTTTTGGGCTACTTTTCTGGTTGAACATTATCTCCATTTTGCAGTTGTTAAGGTGGATTGAATGCACTGGTGCAAGGCCCACTTCCATTAAAATCCTCAGTCAGTCTCTTTATTTCATTGGGCTGCATTCTGTTGTATCCCATAAAACATTTTACATAATTTTGCAGTGTGAATCAGAAAGTAACCTATCTAGATAACAAAAAAATCTTGCCTTCCTTGGTTATATTGTTGTGGTCACTGTACTGTATTtcccagtgattttttttttttacttatggtgaccctaaggcaaacatacCATGGGCATTCTTGGGGGAAAATTCAGAGAGTGTTTGCCTTTGACTTCTCTGAGCAGAGGAAGTGTGAAgatcagtggatttccatggctgagtagagaCTTGAACCCTAATCACCAGTcaaaatccaacactcaaacgaCTACACCATGCTGGATAGTTGCCTTACCAAGCTTTTTCCCTCCAAATATGTTGGTTATGTATTTATGAAAGCTGTAGCTGCAGGCTTGCAGTTCAAAAAACTCCTATTATACAGTGCAGTGGCTGCCATTTCCACTGACTGTTGTGTCCTATAAATAAAATGGTGACAGCATGAATGCAGACACACTGACGTATCCACATGGATTCTGTTGACATTTAATAATATGAgatgagggtttttttagcatcaTGGGGatgtcctgaaaccaaacccttGCAGATCCATAGGGCCACCATACTGTCTGTCTCCCTTTCCAAATGAATAGGCCACTTACAGCCACTCCAATCCAGCTGTCAGGTTCCCTGCCTCTTGAAACAACATCCCATATAGATGTTgttgcttttccttgatttgcttCCTTGCATATATTTGCAACCCTCAGGATTACTCCATTATGCTGACATCTCTCTTCCATAGGGGTAGTGTGATTGTGGCTCCAGCCCTGCAAGCAAGAGAAGATATGAACTGATATTAGAAAGAGTGAATGGGCTGCTAAATTATTTTAGGATTGGTTCATTTCTGTTGATTTAAGGGATGGCTATATAGTCCAATAGGAAAAAATCATGCTCCAGACATAAGAACTGCTGCATATTGGTGCAAGACAGTTTTGAGATAGATGGACCAGCAGTCTATAAATTAGCTTCCCGAGTCCCTATTAAGAGATGAACACGGGGAAAACAGGCTCAGTGGTCTGCAGTGATCATAATGCCCACTGCAGCATTTCAAATATTAATTTCTGATAATgtgttttggggaaaattgactttTGCTGTAATCCTACATTTACTTGTTGTCCTTTAGTTCCAAAGAAGATCGACAGAAGGCACGTCTTATCTGTTGTTTGCCTTAGCCATGATGGGGAACTGTACCTATGGTCTAAGCCTAATTTTAAAAATGCCTGCAACAAAATATCTCATCGGTTTATACTTCTGGCATCATCTCCCTTGGCTCATTGGAAGTTTTGGAGTTTTGGTTCTAGATCTTTTTGTATCCTTTCCTAATGAAAAGTGGTAGCTTCACagaaaaggtttttttccccacagATTATGCAGATTGCAAAGGAACATGGTAACTTTAATTTCAGAAGGTCTCAGCATAtttataatgagaaaacaggaattgATACTTTctaaaactattaaaatcaaatatttgcTTAGAAGGCAAATAACACTTGGTAAAGGGAACAAAGAGAATATATGTGTTCTTATTAAATTGAGAGCAAGTCATTGTCATATGATATATGTCTTTGGAAATATGGGGCCCAAAAATGGTCCCTTGGTTCACTGGTCTTGGGACACTAGGTTTGAAAAAATCTATTAGATGAAAGTATACTGAGTGTTGTTGTAGTCACTTGTTATGGGTTCACATGCTGCACATAATGCTATTTCATAGGTTAAAATGAACATGAATGTGATACCTTGTACTTTAGGTAGCCAACACCCTGAAGGACTTGTCTTAATCTTGATCATTCTCAGAAATATTTTGCTGCGTTGGCCCTAAGAATCAGAATGATGCCAGGGGGAAATGATTAACTTTACACACTTTCATTGGAAAGTAAGTCCTGGAGGACATAGTAAGGATTACTTCTGATTAAATCTTCATAGATTGAGGGTGTCCATAATTAGGCAGCCCTCCAGATGATGTTGAACCTCAACTCCCAGTATTCttcatcattggctatgctggtcAAGGCAGCTAGGCTGCTACTGTACAACAACTGGAAGTTCAACAACATTGGGAGTGCTACACAATTTCTACCCCTGCTTGTTTAATGAGAGATAGTCTCCACTGTTACTTACTTCCATGTAACTATATACAAGATATACACAACTATTCTCTTGTACAGGGTGTTCCACAAAGATAGATCAAACTTGAAATAACTATATCTCTCCAACCATATACTGCTCATGAACAAAACTCTTACCATTTGGAAGGATAgggcatagagtttcaaatgattaaTATAGGTGCCTCTCCCAATCCCTTTGGAGGCAAAATACAGTTCAGTATAGTGTGCCTTACCATATCATAAACATTTGCTGTTTAAAATGGATAAAAAACTttagaaaattattattttataatcatAAGTCTAAAATAATTTACAACAAGAATATCTTTTAAATTTATACTGTGCCTTATTGgcattttcccatttcttttaGTTCAGCTCTCCTTTTCTGAATGCTGTGTCATACCCGCAAGCATTTCCTCTTCCATTCTACTGTTGCCAGACAATAGCCCATCTCTAAAATCATAATCTAAATGAGATTTTAAGTGGTGTGGGAATCACTTCTCCAGGTAGGACTCTCCCTCAACTAGTTAGTTGACTGTACAATTGTAGAAGCTAGCTGAAACCATTCTGAAAATCATAATATGTGAACAACTAACATATTTCATTGTCTCTCACTTTTAATTACTGCTAACATTGCCCACTAGGCATTTATTTCAATCTAATGAAATCTAAACTGGATAGTAATTTTGCTTTTCCATACTCTGCAAAATGCAGCATGACTTGTAAAGAGATATAGCAAGGATACTTTAAATGTAGATGAAGAATGTTGTTGACGATTGCTCCGTTATTCCTAGGATTTTAATATGTATTCATAACAACCCAATCCATAACTCAAGTCAGTCGCATTATTTAATTTCAATGTgctacatttattttaatttaagtaGTTTGGCTTCACTGAGATACATCACAAGCTTcacgtgggttttttttttaattcaataaCTCCAAATCATAATTTTAAGAAAGTAGTTTACAGCCTGGGTTTTAATTTTTGGTGCAGTTAAAATTGGTTTGATACAGAGATGCAGCAGATAAAGCAATATCATGCTGGTTGCCATCATCCTTGAAAATGAAATCATTTTTTTGGTTTCATGAAAAGTGGGCAAAGTATTTCAATGTTCCCCCAGTATATGTGTGGAAAGATTGTATCTCCATACATCTTCAAAGGTCTTATGGTAAATGTAACATGTTGTTTGTGAACATATGTATTTGTGAATTGGTAAAACCAAAGGAGTTCATGACGATAGCAAATAACTGATAATCCATatggattttcttttaaaaaatcttatttgAACAGAAATGAAATCTAGTACTAACTTGACATCGTCCATGGCTAAATGTAATTCCACACTATGGTACAAAGACCTTATTGTCTCTTGCTTTGGTAATCTGTCGTTTTGTCCATTGGCAGCCCTCTGTGATACATGGCTTCTAGCCATAATTTGaacaaaaaaacattttatttctgcAAAGGCTAAACAATATCCTGATCCCATGGCTTCTGCCATTTGAGAggattttcctttttctctctctctctcttacaaaACACGCAAACCTGTATTTGACCCCAATGATCTTGGCACCGTGTTTCTTGCTCTGTTGCTTATACTATTCCACAACAACACAGATCTTAAAAGAAATCCGGAGACCTCTGGCTGCAAATCATGCATTACAAAGGAGGAATTGTCACACACTTCTCTCTAGTGTAATCTGCTCAGGAATTGAACTGTATCTTAGTAGTATGTCTCAGCTCAATTTATATTGAAAAccacatggtcatacagcccaaaaaactcacagcaaccaagaaaACCACACGGTTGCATATTGGCCAAATCATACTTCAGATGTGTGTTATCTTTAGACTAAAGAACTCCTTCTTATATAAAAAGTTGATATGATGAGTAGTCTAGCAGATTGAATCCCCAACTCACAATTGTAAATTGTAAAAGGCTCAAGGCAGGTTGGAATCATGTGGCCTTTTGAATGTGGTTGAAATGCAAGTCCCAGCAGCCGTTGCTGGTGTAGCCAATGGCAAGGAATGGTTGGAGCTACAACACAGCAACATCGAGGAGACCACATGGTTTAATGTAATGCAATTTGCTTAACACTTTaattagttattttatttattatttattttatatatttaccatatttatatatcgcccttctcagcccggaggcgactcagggcagtttacaaatggcaaaattcagtgcccccaataacataaaatataattaagacattaacatataatataaatcataataaaacaataaaggcaataaaaacaataaaacacaagtcctcaacgtctcattactaaaatcattttccagtcgcatcgTCTAATCGTTCCATGGATCTAAAATGGCATATTacattgcatctgcaaatgcttgctcaagaagccaggttttgactcctTTTCGAAATGTTAGGGAGGGAGCCAATATAATATCCCTAGggggggcattccatagccgaggggtcactgctgagaagaccctgtctctcattcccgccactcgcatctgcgaaggaggcgggaccgagagcagggcctctccaggcgATTTCTCCCATTGGTCAGATTGATCTTTTAAACATGTTCTTTTGCTTTCTACAAGAGTCAATAAGTATCTGTGATGCTGGGGGGCTGGGGCCGGGATTGTGAAGGGGCGGTTCTGTTGCTTTCCCTGGGCCCAGAAGAGGGAGACAAACACACCGCAGCCAAGCATTGGTGGCATGTTATTCTCCCCGGCTCTTCTTTGAGCCCTGGGAAGGCAGCGGCCCGTCTTCCTCTGGCCCAGAGGAGAGAAACATGCTGCTGTCAAGCACAATAGGCAGCAGTGTGTTTCTATGGCCCCAGGAAGGCAACGACCTGTCTTCCTTGGGCCCAGAAGAGGGAGACAAACATGTTGCTGTCAATCAGCAGCCCACATTCCTCCCAGAGAATTGAGAGAAACACGCCACTGCCAAGTGTTCTCCAGAGTACATTTGGCAAAGGTGTGTCTCTGCCTCagctctcctctcagcctggggaCGCAACGGGCCACTGTGTCCACTTACTGAAGGAGAGGCCAAAGCAGACAGGAGCTGGTGTGGATAGCCCAAAGGACTGTGTCCGGCCCGtgggcctgagtttgcccatgcctgagctaaaaGGTGCAGGTCTCTCTGCAAAACTGGAACAACCATAAACAAAAAAGGAGTTTTTGTTTAACCCGCGATAACATCTctgtaggaatttctaggtcctccagtatggctCTATAACAGATatgggcaaaatttggccctccaagtattttggacttcaactcccaccattcctaacaacctgctggctgtcaggaattgtaggagttgaagtccaaaacacttggagggccaaagttgcccatgcctgctttatggaCAACTTCTgcaagaagttgaccatagaattgcactggaggacctagagattcttacagCCAACATATTTCAATCAAATCAGCAAAAGTCAAACACACCCTGTGAAGGGCTAACTGTTTTTAGGGGGCACTGAGGTAACCAACAatcttaactttgtgttttttaggGTCACAGCATTTTTTCTCTTAACAAAGCAATACTGCACTGCAATCTTCTTCCTTCTAGGATTGTAAAATAGCTcttctttttaataaaaagatgtttattgtaatattatcCCTTCACTCTTTTGTCCAAACTAATGTTAATATATTCAGAAGACAGGTGGTAGTGTCTTTAGGCTAGAAATATCAAAAGGACAAGGAGCAAATATTTCCCAAAGGTATTTTAATTCATAACTTCAGAATAGAAATGACACACATAATTACTGGTGAAGGATTTTAAATTTCAGAGCTGCCACTTATGACTTTATGCCATTATCTTAGGTAAAAGAGTTGTTGTAGTATTAAAGGTTAAAATTGCTAGACCAAGTTGCTAAATAGCATGCTAAGTTTAATTAGTTGGGAATGATGAACATCAAATGTTTTGCAGTAAGGGAACTGTATGCTTGCTCTTTTTCAAATACCACTTTTAGTTTTgtggtggaactctctcctgaaatAATTTCCAGTTTATCTTGGCAGAGAAAACAAATTATATTTAGATTTGATAGTATATAACTCCTTCTTCAATTATCATATACAGGATaaagactgtgggcccttccacacagccctatatcccagaatatcaaggcagaaaatcacataatatctgctttgaactgggttatctgagtctatactcagataatatgggattttctgccttgaaattctgggatatggggctgtgtggaagggccccgagtacATATAAGAGAGTACCTAGAATTCTGGGCACATCAAATTACTTATCAACTTCTGGACTTCTCAAATTACTgtgcaaggagcccccagtggtgcaatgggttaaacccttgtgccggccagaccgctgacagaaaggttggtatCTTggatccagagagcagggtgagctcctgtctgtcagctccagcttctcatgtgaggacatgagagaagcctcccacaggatgtaaAACTTCTGGGCAtctcctaggcaatgtccttgcagacggtgagtcctctcacaccagaagtgacttgcagttactcaagtctctcctgacatgaaaaaaaaaatactgtgcaGATTGTACACACAATCAGAAACTTCTCCATAAAAACTAAAACAATGAAGCAAACATATGTTTTTGTGaatacatttttcttttataAATTATTAAGTGTATGTTTATACAAGAAATACTGTAATCAAGGTGAAATgttttcaaaaataatgaaaatctGATATTTAGCATAGCAGTGAAAAGGTAGTTCCAAGAACATCTTTAATTTAGTTTACTTTTGTTGAGCCCAACATCAACATTTTGTAAGCTTTCTTTATCTGAAACTAATATTTCCTTGACCTTAACACACAGATTACTGCTCAATTTATTATGTACCGGAAACACAAGGAGAGAACAACCAACTTGGTGGCATTTGAAGTTGAACCCTTGCTAATAAATGAAGATTTCTAATGTTTATAAcatcactgttaccttcctgtaaaAAGAAAGGTCACATTTCGTCATAACAATCATAACCCAAGTCTCAGTGGTTCGGCGTGTTCTTGCCAAATACGATAAAATCTGGATGTGCCCCAATGTTTTCATTCTGATATTGTCAAGATTTTTGATAAGCAAAAGGTGATGCTCCCAATAGACTCAGCATATTGACACTTCCTTGTATTTGTTTGGCTTGGATAGATACTGTTACAAAAGAGAAATGAGGCCAGATCTATTCATTCCAGGGTGATCTTCAATTAATGGATTTTAAGAAGTTGAAATCCTAAAAGACTACGCAGCGTGGGAAGAAACATGTCAAATTTTGCAAGATCAGGTGCTAAGTTGCAACAAAACCAAAAACTATCTTTGTCTTCAAC encodes:
- the LOC132770560 gene encoding lysosomal amino acid transporter 1 homolog produces the protein MALQQHLQAFNISPVEERRLCLNGTPWIWHLLEECVGNAWEYWSVVIGLISIVCFLFAALPQLYVAYQNGKVDQALSLGFLLCWIAGDLTNFIGCYLTNQLPIQIITAIFYIYMDIIMISQFAYYKLKNQKVTKCGTNLKNGCIAWILLCIVLCMILPSQLLLRNQVQNTFLGKSERSRGIIEMSGFICGYVSCVFYLGSRIPQLYKNFQRRSTEGTSYLLFALAMMGNCTYGLSLILKMPATKYLIGLYFWHHLPWLIGSFGVLVLDLFITAQFIMYRKHKERTTNLVAFEVEPLLINEDF